Genomic DNA from Candidatus Desulfatibia profunda:
GTGGTTATTGTTCTCTGCTAGCCCGTTGAAGGTGCCGATAATATAATAGGCGTCTTTTGTTTCTCCGGCCGGCCATCTGAACTGCACAGAAGGCGAACGTGACACCTTTGGTTTAATGTTGCCGACTGCATGGGGCATTATCTTGACCGGCATCCAGACCCCCTGCCGATCTTTCATCAGGATCGGCGGTTTTTGGACGCCGTAATAAAGGGCGTATTTATAAAACGGATTTTGAGTGTCCGCAAAAAATCCCGGGCCCCAGATGGTAATCTGATACCCGCCGAGCGCATTGACATGGCAGGCGGCACAGTCAAGGTTTTTGTGGATACTGTTGGCGTGGGCCTTTTCAATGGCGATGTGGCAGTCCTGGCAGTCGGCCTTGCGTTCCATATCTCCCATTCCTTTTTTACCGGTGGGATGGCAGACCATACATTCGATTCCATTTTTATAATGCACATCGGATTCCATGCCGGATGGGATGGCATAATCTGTGCCGATGTACGTCTCACCTCTACGGCTCTCCATGGACCCCGAATGGCACATGCTGCCGCGGCCGAATCCGCTGCAGCTCTCGGATTTGGGCGTTTTGGCAAAGCGGTGCGGCTGACCTGCCCGGGGCGCAAAGTGACAATCAAGACAGCCGGCATGACAGGTATTGCAGATCCTTTGCTTGTCCCGGGCCTGCTGGCTGGTAAACGGCAGATTAAGATCCTGGCGGATCCTCTCCGTGTTGGCGTAATCAAATCCGGCGGCCGTCAGTATTTCCGAAGGAGGAAGGTCGGCAAAAGAGGGACCGCAATTGTGCGGACCGTAAGGGTCCAGCCAGGTTCTCATCGTTCGCTGTCGAAAATTTCTTCCCATGATGGTTGTCTTAAACTGCTGTAATTGCTCGGGATGACAGCCGGACCGGCCGCAGGTCTTTTGGGCCAGTTCGGGGTCGAAGTTATAGGTTTCCGGATTGCGGTCGTGCCAGAGGATGGTCCGAACTTCATATGGATATCGAAAGCCCCCGTCGATCGCCATTTTCGGAATCAGCTCGAACAATCTGTTTGGGCCGGTGGGTTGTAAAGAGGATGGGTAGAAAGTCTTTCTTGGTTTAAGCTCGGCTTCGTCGCCGATAATCAGCATTTTCAGCATGCCCTGGTGGGCCTTGTCCTTATCCGTTGCCCGGCCGTTCCCCAGATGGCAATCCCGGCATTCGGCGGTGGAATGCCGGCTCTGTTCGGCCACCATTTCCGGAGTAATATAAAATTCGGGATGACCGAGTTCTGCCAGTTTTTTAAGGTCTGAGTGGCATCGAATGCACTCGGCCGAACTCTGACGCCAAGCATGATATCCGGAAAGCGATATTACGATAATTGCTTGAATTAAAAGAATAAAAATTATCTTTTTATTCAAGAGCGAGCTGATGGTTCCTGGTCTTTTTAAGAACATGGTTTGACATCATACTTATAAGCTTAAATGGTGTTACGCTATCGGCAACCCGTTGAAAATCATACGGTTATTTTTCGTAACGTATTGAGCATCCCAAAGTCAAGTTAGAAAAAACGCTAAAGAAGCTGTCTGCCCTTTGTTTCGAGATTTTCTTTAGGCGTCGTGTAGTGTAGTTGATTCCATTTTGGAATATTAAGGTAAAACTTAATCACGGGGTAATTTTCCCTATTGTCTGAAATTGGCCGCAATTCTGATTTCCGGCAGGTGTGTCGATATGTTGTATCAGCAGGCATATCGCCTAAAATAAGAAAATCGGGATGCAACCTGTCCAAATTTCTTTTGGTTACTAATAACCTATTGATATTAATTTGTAAATTATACCCATAGCAGGGGGTCACTTGATTTTTGAAAATCAGGTACTAAACTTAAGCCAAATCTGATTGGTATAAAAAATGCATGAGAATCAAAAAAAAGTCTTTACCGGCCTAGATTCTTTCCGAACGAAAAAGAAGGAGGTTATGCTTCATGTACAGTAACACTCAAGTCGGGGTAACCCCGAGTGAGGAAGCATCAATAGTGGAAAAAACAAGCTTCTGGAATGAAATTTGGAGCGAAATATGTGATCTTTATCATTTTCTTTTCATTCGGGATATGCCCCTGTGGGTGGCAGGCATCGGTCTGGGCGTTCTGTCCATTCTAATATTTCTCTGGCGTTACCCCTGGGGTATTTCGTCAGGGTATGGCAACTGGGGCGAACAGTTGTATTACTATTTCGGCCT
This window encodes:
- a CDS encoding cytochrome c3 family protein, which gives rise to MFLKRPGTISSLLNKKIIFILLIQAIIVISLSGYHAWRQSSAECIRCHSDLKKLAELGHPEFYITPEMVAEQSRHSTAECRDCHLGNGRATDKDKAHQGMLKMLIIGDEAELKPRKTFYPSSLQPTGPNRLFELIPKMAIDGGFRYPYEVRTILWHDRNPETYNFDPELAQKTCGRSGCHPEQLQQFKTTIMGRNFRQRTMRTWLDPYGPHNCGPSFADLPPSEILTAAGFDYANTERIRQDLNLPFTSQQARDKQRICNTCHAGCLDCHFAPRAGQPHRFAKTPKSESCSGFGRGSMCHSGSMESRRGETYIGTDYAIPSGMESDVHYKNGIECMVCHPTGKKGMGDMERKADCQDCHIAIEKAHANSIHKNLDCAACHVNALGGYQITIWGPGFFADTQNPFYKYALYYGVQKPPILMKDRQGVWMPVKIMPHAVGNIKPKVSRSPSVQFRWPAGETKDAYYIIGTFNGLAENNNHLLWLEIQQAAHPFGQGRTCESCHQEKQISVSTWEFLDGQGTEKTFTGTYDIVADQRALFIRNMHNTSPILPFEGYNLSDFASWLFLKDQWKMEGDFGIKTDESRYRLYLEKHKTLTTKLKKLDLKAKQLDKKTLRLYRNARGKALHNLEDDRAASDLENFFN